From Vibrio splendidus, a single genomic window includes:
- a CDS encoding Flp family type IVb pilin — MDKFLNNCKEFMKDEEGLTVIEYVIGAALLVLGLTTVFSGLGNTLSTKLNAIVANVG; from the coding sequence ATGGATAAGTTTTTGAATAATTGTAAAGAATTCATGAAAGATGAAGAAGGGTTGACTGTTATCGAGTACGTAATCGGTGCGGCGTTGTTAGTATTAGGTTTAACAACTGTATTTTCAGGTTTGGGAAATACGTTGTCAACTAAACTGAACGCTATTGTTGCCAACGTTGGTTAG
- a CDS encoding A24 family peptidase translates to MINEPSVFWALLIAVSVYDVEKHRIPNKMLILFLFAYFLSMFNRSYTFDVFLMSFIGFVVFFCFGLLLYFLRAMSAGDVKLLGIVGMYLGWGQLLDASYFILLSSGVIGTFYLLYNFSNSNSLSIKGYFENKLIVLGGVAPVLDESASLHARYSNKVTMPFAPSVVMGLAMYSYFT, encoded by the coding sequence ATGATTAATGAGCCTTCAGTTTTTTGGGCATTGCTAATTGCAGTTTCGGTATACGATGTTGAGAAACATCGTATACCAAACAAAATGTTGATACTGTTTTTGTTTGCGTACTTTTTATCAATGTTTAACCGCAGTTACACCTTTGATGTTTTTTTAATGTCCTTCATTGGATTCGTGGTGTTTTTTTGTTTTGGATTACTCTTATATTTTTTAAGAGCTATGTCTGCAGGAGATGTGAAATTATTAGGTATTGTGGGGATGTATCTCGGGTGGGGACAATTACTTGATGCGTCGTATTTTATCTTACTCTCTTCTGGAGTGATCGGGACTTTCTACCTGCTATATAACTTTTCCAACTCGAACAGTCTTAGCATCAAAGGCTATTTTGAAAATAAGCTGATTGTGCTTGGTGGAGTGGCACCAGTATTAGATGAAAGTGCGAGTTTGCACGCTAGGTATTCAAATAAGGTGACGATGCCTTTTGCACCCTCTGTTGTCATGGGATTGGCGATGTATAGCTACTTTACTTAA
- a CDS encoding AAA family ATPase, which produces MDIIGRTAPTTLKPQISAPAVPTSIDMLGVPEVVIENLVLKHLSAYPKSDVLELSNYLCVVTHIVESALAVLRTKSLIEVFQPTSNLSLSSASHSHVRYSLSEKGLEEADLAFKRDAYLGPAPVSLTQYSDVVKQQDLRAELVTRPHVEAALNDVYGVDKMISVLGPAINSGRALLLYGHAGTGKTFVASRIVNALHTSVFIPYAVYALGNIIKVFSAQHHKPLDSNGSDQSISLKDQYDKRWLNCERPNIQVGGELTMDMLEVNHSENSRVWLAPVQMMANNGIFIIDDLGRQPMPVDALLNRWIVPMEYSFDYLSLPNGQQITMPFVLTLAFSTNLNPKKISDPAFLRRLGYKIEFKPLNQRDYEALWMSVVADKEVELQDGFFERLSQMHTLLKVPLFPCLPKDLVGISKDILSFEQLPPVITFDILSMAWEVYFTSDGHEEENNE; this is translated from the coding sequence ATGGATATTATAGGGCGTACTGCTCCAACAACTTTGAAGCCTCAAATTTCAGCCCCAGCCGTTCCTACATCTATTGATATGCTGGGTGTTCCTGAAGTTGTTATAGAAAACCTTGTGTTGAAGCACCTGTCAGCCTACCCCAAGTCGGATGTTTTAGAGCTTTCTAACTATTTGTGTGTTGTGACACATATTGTTGAAAGTGCGTTGGCTGTGTTGAGAACAAAGTCATTGATTGAAGTTTTTCAACCAACCTCTAACCTTTCTCTCTCATCTGCATCTCATAGTCACGTTCGCTATTCCCTTTCTGAGAAAGGACTTGAAGAAGCTGATCTTGCCTTTAAACGTGATGCTTATTTAGGTCCTGCCCCCGTTTCACTTACTCAATATAGTGATGTGGTCAAGCAGCAGGATCTAAGAGCAGAGCTAGTGACTCGGCCACATGTCGAAGCAGCACTGAATGATGTATATGGTGTCGACAAAATGATTTCGGTATTGGGGCCAGCAATCAATTCCGGGCGTGCCTTGTTGCTGTATGGGCATGCGGGGACGGGTAAAACATTTGTAGCTTCACGTATTGTCAATGCGCTGCATACGTCTGTTTTCATTCCTTATGCCGTTTATGCATTAGGTAATATCATTAAGGTATTTTCCGCACAACATCATAAACCGTTGGATAGTAATGGCAGCGATCAGAGTATTTCCCTCAAAGATCAATACGACAAGCGTTGGCTTAATTGTGAAAGGCCGAATATTCAGGTGGGTGGAGAACTGACTATGGATATGCTTGAAGTTAATCATTCTGAGAACAGTCGTGTTTGGTTAGCGCCTGTACAAATGATGGCAAATAATGGGATTTTTATCATTGATGACCTTGGTCGTCAGCCCATGCCTGTCGATGCTTTGCTTAATCGTTGGATTGTACCAATGGAATATTCCTTTGATTATTTATCGCTACCTAATGGCCAGCAAATCACGATGCCGTTTGTTCTAACGCTTGCCTTTTCTACCAATCTAAATCCCAAGAAAATAAGCGACCCTGCATTTTTACGTCGTTTAGGTTATAAAATTGAATTCAAGCCGTTGAATCAGCGAGATTATGAAGCTTTATGGATGAGCGTCGTCGCTGATAAAGAGGTAGAGCTTCAAGATGGTTTCTTTGAGCGTTTGTCTCAAATGCACACGCTTCTTAAGGTACCACTTTTCCCTTGTTTGCCGAAAGATCTCGTTGGTATAAGCAAAGACATTCTTTCGTTTGAGCAACTCCCACCTGTTATTACATTCGATATTCTTTCCATGGCATGGGAAGTCTATTTTACCTCTGATGGACACGAGGAAGAGAATAATGAATAA
- a CDS encoding AMP-binding protein, whose amino-acid sequence MIQPNEFSQEKATALPTPNDMILKWAEERPDEVYLKQIINRQFVEFTYKEVADKALKLASALEGFGAQPGDRVALVSKNCAEWFICDLAMMLGDFVSVPIFPTAGADTIQYCIEHSESKIVIAGKLDDPKATQKALDDNPSLISISLPYDTAAKCQHTFEQLIETHEPSTKRPQHHDDKLMSLVYTSGTSGLPKGAMLTYGAFTWSVQRLIDHIGIQPGDRLFSYLPLAHITERVYIFGSSVMGGVVTAFPESLDTFIDDVKMHRPTLFISVPRLWTLFQQRIQDKLPQKKLNFLLKIPFVNNLIKKKLADGLGLDQARVLGCGSAPVSPALLAWYESVGLHITEAWGMTESFAYSTINHPFRADKIGTVGNAGPGIELKIAEDEEILVRSKGMFSGYYKNDIATQESFNSEGWLHTGDIGDIDSEGYLTIRGRKKDTFKTAKGKFVAPVPIENKLFEYSRVEMMCLIGLGLPGPILLVVPHDFPNFDRARYERTSKRVIEKMNEQLASHEKIKGVLMIKEPWSIDNGVLTPTLKIKRHILEQKYHEVGHNWPKDKLVVWEE is encoded by the coding sequence ATGATTCAGCCTAACGAGTTTAGCCAAGAAAAAGCAACAGCTCTCCCTACACCCAATGACATGATTTTAAAATGGGCAGAAGAACGCCCAGATGAAGTCTATTTAAAACAAATCATCAACCGCCAATTTGTTGAATTTACTTATAAAGAAGTGGCCGACAAAGCACTAAAACTGGCGTCAGCATTAGAAGGATTCGGGGCCCAACCCGGCGATCGAGTCGCTCTCGTTTCAAAAAACTGTGCAGAGTGGTTTATCTGTGATCTTGCCATGATGTTAGGAGATTTTGTCAGCGTCCCAATCTTTCCAACAGCGGGTGCAGACACCATTCAATACTGTATTGAACACAGTGAAAGTAAGATCGTAATTGCAGGTAAGCTTGATGATCCTAAAGCTACTCAAAAAGCACTCGATGATAATCCGAGTCTAATTAGTATCTCGTTACCCTACGATACTGCCGCTAAGTGCCAGCACACTTTTGAGCAACTTATCGAGACACATGAACCCTCAACCAAACGACCTCAGCATCACGATGATAAGCTGATGTCGCTTGTGTATACTTCGGGTACGTCTGGGTTACCGAAAGGCGCAATGCTCACGTATGGTGCCTTTACATGGTCAGTTCAGAGGTTAATCGATCACATTGGTATCCAACCCGGCGATCGCCTGTTTTCTTACCTGCCGCTTGCCCATATAACCGAACGAGTGTACATCTTTGGTTCTTCAGTGATGGGTGGGGTGGTTACTGCTTTCCCTGAATCTTTAGACACATTTATTGATGATGTAAAAATGCATCGTCCAACTTTGTTTATTTCAGTTCCTCGTTTATGGACTCTATTCCAACAACGAATCCAAGATAAGCTTCCACAGAAAAAACTGAACTTCTTACTTAAAATTCCGTTCGTGAATAACCTCATTAAGAAGAAACTGGCTGATGGTCTGGGGTTAGACCAAGCTCGCGTTCTTGGCTGTGGCTCAGCTCCGGTATCACCAGCTCTACTTGCATGGTATGAGAGTGTTGGCCTACACATTACCGAAGCTTGGGGAATGACTGAGTCTTTCGCCTACAGCACGATTAACCACCCGTTTAGAGCAGACAAAATTGGCACTGTAGGTAATGCTGGTCCGGGCATTGAACTCAAAATTGCAGAAGACGAAGAGATTTTAGTTCGAAGCAAAGGCATGTTCTCTGGTTATTACAAAAATGACATTGCAACTCAAGAATCTTTTAACTCAGAAGGTTGGCTTCATACGGGTGATATTGGTGATATTGACAGCGAAGGCTATTTAACGATTCGTGGGCGTAAGAAAGATACCTTTAAAACCGCGAAAGGCAAGTTTGTCGCTCCTGTACCAATCGAAAATAAACTCTTTGAGTACAGTCGTGTCGAAATGATGTGTTTGATAGGCTTAGGCTTACCTGGCCCTATCCTGCTCGTAGTACCGCATGACTTCCCTAATTTTGATCGGGCTCGTTACGAAAGAACAAGCAAACGCGTCATTGAAAAAATGAACGAACAGTTAGCTTCGCATGAGAAGATCAAAGGCGTACTGATGATTAAGGAACCATGGAGCATCGATAATGGTGTTCTTACTCCAACTCTCAAGATAAAGCGACACATCCTTGAGCAGAAATACCATGAAGTCGGTCATAACTGGCCGAAAGATAAATTGGTAGTTTGGGAAGAGTAA
- a CDS encoding Tad domain-containing protein — protein MLYRVSQSPKKQQGLVVVMITAALLVFLAVSALAVDINHMVVNKTRLQNAVDSAALAAATILDNSKDKDSVDAEVGTALNAMAASTGNHEIDFSTASISIDYSNDPQDFTGTATFGASDDVYVRVRVDALEMDEFFIHMFGLDKAVSASAVAGPSSGQEVVNNVVPIGVCIGDGTSDNDIDPEDGYHDVTGEEIVNVFGYEVGTVHALKVGDSSLSEMGNGNYHLLDFGSGGKTVKEGLGGSYDQPVKIGEDITTKPGGTVGPTGDGLNTRFGDYGGGLSASDYPSDYVTTEPTNEITIDAGTGEIDSDGSYTYAQYESDTNACIANGGSGCASNGVAWRRILPIPMVDCSGKSGGATDFTVNKIGCFFLLQKAPTNNSGTPAVFGEFIHSCSVAGGSGSTTSTTEGTYKIVLYKDPNSGES, from the coding sequence ATGTTGTATCGAGTATCACAAAGCCCTAAAAAACAACAAGGCTTAGTTGTGGTGATGATTACTGCTGCCTTGTTGGTTTTTCTAGCGGTCTCAGCGCTAGCTGTAGACATAAACCATATGGTTGTAAATAAAACGCGCTTACAAAATGCAGTTGATTCTGCGGCGCTGGCTGCCGCAACCATATTAGACAACAGCAAAGATAAAGACTCGGTAGACGCGGAGGTCGGTACGGCGCTCAATGCCATGGCGGCTTCAACAGGGAACCACGAAATTGATTTCTCGACCGCTTCTATAAGCATTGATTATTCGAATGACCCACAGGATTTTACTGGCACGGCGACGTTCGGTGCAAGTGATGATGTTTATGTGCGAGTTCGCGTGGATGCACTAGAGATGGATGAATTTTTCATTCATATGTTTGGCCTTGATAAGGCAGTATCGGCAAGTGCCGTTGCTGGGCCAAGCTCTGGGCAAGAAGTAGTTAATAATGTTGTACCCATCGGCGTCTGTATTGGTGATGGCACTTCGGATAACGATATTGATCCTGAAGATGGCTACCATGATGTGACAGGCGAAGAGATAGTTAATGTATTTGGATATGAAGTCGGAACGGTCCACGCATTGAAGGTGGGTGACAGTAGCTTGTCAGAAATGGGCAACGGTAATTATCATCTGTTGGATTTCGGTTCCGGTGGTAAAACCGTCAAAGAAGGTTTAGGTGGCAGCTATGACCAGCCAGTCAAAATTGGTGAAGATATCACGACGAAACCTGGTGGCACGGTTGGCCCCACAGGTGATGGTTTGAATACTCGTTTTGGCGATTATGGCGGTGGTTTATCGGCATCCGATTACCCTTCAGATTATGTAACCACAGAACCTACCAATGAAATTACAATTGATGCCGGTACGGGAGAGATCGATTCTGACGGAAGTTATACTTATGCTCAATATGAGTCAGATACCAACGCTTGTATAGCAAACGGCGGTTCCGGGTGTGCATCTAATGGTGTTGCTTGGCGTCGTATTTTACCCATTCCTATGGTTGATTGCTCAGGTAAAAGTGGTGGTGCAACTGACTTTACCGTAAACAAAATTGGCTGCTTTTTCTTGTTGCAAAAAGCACCAACTAACAACTCAGGTACACCCGCCGTTTTTGGTGAGTTTATCCACTCTTGCAGTGTTGCTGGTGGATCTGGTAGTACAACGTCGACAACGGAAGGGACTTATAAGATTGTTCTGTATAAGGACCCCAATAGTGGGGAATCTTGA
- a CDS encoding AraC family transcriptional regulator gives MKVVTPLLSDKDSDFNAVIINKISHYFPIENFGQDISIISNLDVRLVFFILNKPDKLQLLTMALAICENLNKRIVLICSDPLPNIVRNHKNIFFIIETNSKHLTSTFEELKSKTQHIFEPHFDLDRDTNNNNQLPAKLFTSEVVNFVMDNINKEIRETEIAEKCHCSTTYFSKKFHLHFGVSFRDFVCDKRILLAKKLIEADTESKIAVISYQCGYKDVSYFSRIFKKRTGVTPASYRRACTDNRKR, from the coding sequence ATGAAAGTAGTAACACCTTTATTATCAGATAAGGATAGTGACTTTAACGCTGTTATTATCAATAAAATAAGCCACTACTTTCCTATTGAAAACTTTGGACAAGATATATCTATAATCAGTAACTTAGATGTAAGGTTAGTGTTTTTTATATTGAATAAGCCAGATAAACTTCAACTACTTACAATGGCTTTAGCTATTTGCGAGAACCTAAATAAAAGAATAGTTCTTATTTGCTCAGACCCGTTACCTAATATCGTTCGAAATCATAAGAATATATTCTTTATTATCGAAACAAACAGTAAACATCTGACCAGTACATTCGAAGAACTTAAGAGTAAAACACAGCATATCTTCGAGCCTCATTTTGATCTCGACCGAGATACAAACAACAACAATCAATTACCTGCAAAGTTGTTTACCTCTGAAGTCGTTAACTTCGTTATGGACAACATCAACAAAGAAATCAGAGAAACAGAAATCGCAGAAAAGTGTCATTGTTCAACAACCTACTTTTCTAAGAAGTTTCATCTACACTTTGGGGTAAGCTTTAGAGACTTTGTGTGCGATAAACGAATCCTGTTAGCCAAAAAGTTAATCGAAGCCGATACCGAATCAAAAATAGCTGTTATTTCTTACCAATGTGGATACAAGGATGTGTCGTATTTTTCAAGAATCTTTAAGAAAAGGACCGGAGTAACACCCGCAAGTTACAGACGTGCCTGCACGGATAACAGAAAACGCTAA
- the cpaB gene encoding Flp pilus assembly protein CpaB, which produces MNKSQVFLLFLLSVVFGLAAVFFAKQWMDDQVQPTVEVETVERHPVVVASQEIEAGTIIEDQFLTTRLMEVDWINENNYSDKADLIGKVVANTIYAGEVLHKLRFTVPGEGSTLAALIPENKRAVTIRVDDVIGVAGFLLPGNKVDILNTVSYGKNSAATQTVLKDIKVLAVDQTAKTKENSPIIVRAVTLEMTPKEAEKLLTAKSKGSIQLTLRNPHEVEKKVVRRYVPRPSVTIIKGTETSNVRVKD; this is translated from the coding sequence ATGAATAAGAGTCAAGTTTTCCTACTGTTTTTACTGTCCGTAGTATTCGGCTTGGCGGCTGTATTTTTTGCTAAGCAGTGGATGGATGATCAAGTTCAGCCAACCGTTGAAGTTGAAACGGTTGAGCGTCACCCCGTTGTTGTCGCATCACAAGAAATTGAAGCCGGAACCATTATCGAAGATCAGTTCTTAACTACTCGGTTGATGGAAGTTGATTGGATTAATGAAAATAACTATTCGGATAAAGCGGATCTGATTGGCAAGGTTGTTGCGAATACTATCTATGCCGGAGAGGTGCTTCACAAGTTACGATTTACTGTACCAGGAGAAGGGTCAACACTTGCCGCTCTTATCCCTGAAAATAAACGTGCGGTAACGATACGTGTTGATGATGTTATTGGTGTGGCCGGTTTCTTATTACCTGGGAATAAGGTTGATATTCTCAATACCGTTTCTTACGGAAAAAACTCTGCAGCGACTCAAACCGTTCTTAAAGATATTAAGGTTTTGGCTGTAGACCAAACAGCTAAAACGAAAGAAAACAGTCCGATTATTGTACGAGCGGTAACTCTTGAGATGACGCCGAAAGAGGCCGAGAAACTTCTCACGGCTAAAAGCAAAGGCAGCATTCAGCTGACTTTGAGAAACCCACATGAAGTTGAGAAAAAAGTGGTTCGTCGATATGTGCCTAGACCAAGTGTCACCATTATCAAAGGTACAGAAACATCTAATGTGCGCGTCAAGGATTGA
- a CDS encoding type II and III secretion system protein family protein, producing the protein MKILIACVLSLICFSTASVAALQTGKTVTVPHHKSTHVVLSGKAAKVSLGDPEVLDIVILKSNELFLIGKKLGATNLMAWDSRGQLIESINIEVTHDLNSLKAKLYEFLPDETIEVHSAQNRLLLSGQVSNQQQMNVAMRIAETYSSGQAADESKESGSEQAAATGVINLMSIGGAQQVMLEVTVAEVQRSLVRKFDANFHFFQTSGSDFSWGASSVPAGVLGATPIFNIPTSTDYGILGSFIDSNTLFTFALDVAKQNGVAKVLAEPNLTALSGSKAEFLAGGEFPIPVPDEDGITIEYKEYGVGLKFIPTVLSDKKINLNLAVDVSEIANTSSLTIDPGTTNATYFIPPITRRSASSTLELADGQTIGIAGLLSENVRDISNKMPGFGDVPILGQLFNSQEYISGETELVILVTPRLAKPIDRSKVTLPTDAFVDPNDLEYYLLGRGAYIAEPSESDSEQSQASQDISPTDGGSEGSFGHDL; encoded by the coding sequence ATGAAAATATTAATTGCGTGTGTTTTGAGCCTGATTTGTTTTTCGACGGCCAGTGTTGCGGCGTTACAGACGGGAAAAACAGTCACGGTTCCACATCATAAATCTACGCATGTGGTGCTGTCGGGAAAAGCGGCGAAGGTTTCTCTTGGTGATCCTGAAGTCTTAGATATTGTAATTTTAAAATCAAATGAATTGTTCTTAATCGGCAAAAAATTAGGTGCGACAAACCTAATGGCTTGGGATTCACGAGGTCAGTTGATCGAGTCTATTAATATTGAGGTTACTCATGATCTTAATAGCCTCAAAGCTAAATTGTATGAGTTTCTTCCTGATGAAACTATTGAAGTGCACAGCGCGCAGAACCGTTTGTTGCTGAGTGGTCAGGTCAGTAACCAGCAACAAATGAATGTGGCGATGCGAATCGCGGAAACTTATTCATCAGGGCAGGCTGCTGACGAATCCAAAGAAAGCGGCAGTGAACAAGCTGCAGCGACAGGTGTTATTAACCTGATGTCTATAGGTGGCGCGCAACAGGTTATGTTAGAGGTGACGGTTGCCGAGGTTCAAAGAAGCTTAGTGAGAAAGTTTGATGCGAACTTCCATTTTTTCCAAACCAGTGGTTCTGACTTTTCTTGGGGGGCGTCTTCTGTACCTGCCGGAGTATTAGGAGCTACGCCTATCTTCAATATTCCCACGTCGACGGACTACGGCATTTTAGGGTCTTTCATTGATAGTAATACTCTGTTTACTTTCGCACTGGACGTAGCAAAACAAAACGGGGTCGCTAAGGTATTGGCTGAACCTAACTTAACCGCATTAAGTGGTTCTAAGGCTGAGTTTTTAGCGGGTGGTGAATTTCCTATCCCTGTGCCAGACGAAGATGGCATTACCATTGAATACAAAGAATACGGTGTAGGGCTTAAGTTTATACCGACGGTACTCAGTGACAAAAAAATCAATTTAAATCTAGCCGTTGATGTTAGTGAGATAGCCAATACCAGCTCATTGACCATTGATCCGGGTACCACAAATGCGACTTATTTTATCCCACCTATTACTCGACGTAGCGCGTCATCAACACTGGAGCTAGCCGACGGACAAACTATCGGTATTGCGGGGTTGTTGAGTGAGAATGTTAGGGACATCAGTAACAAGATGCCAGGTTTTGGAGATGTGCCGATTTTAGGCCAACTTTTTAACAGCCAAGAGTACATATCTGGAGAAACTGAATTAGTAATCTTAGTAACTCCGAGGTTGGCAAAGCCTATTGATAGAAGCAAAGTGACCTTACCCACAGATGCTTTTGTTGACCCTAATGATTTGGAATATTACTTATTAGGCCGAGGCGCTTACATAGCTGAACCGTCTGAATCTGATTCAGAGCAATCTCAAGCTTCACAGGATATATCACCGACTGATGGTGGTAGCGAAGGCTCATTTGGGCATGATTTATAA